Proteins co-encoded in one Gemmatimonadaceae bacterium genomic window:
- a CDS encoding response regulator transcription factor: protein MKVLVIEDDPTVGAFIKRGLEEQRWGVQLVTDGEEGEQVAATETFDVIILDMRLPGKSGLDVLQGLRSRGFEKPVLVLTAQDAVDAKVRTLRAGADDYVTKPFAFEELLARVEALARRPRAMQSPILRVADLELNRDTREVHRAGDAIELTPKEFAVLEYLMRHTGRVMSRTLITEYAWGYHFDPGTNIVDVVINHLRKKIDAKQDKKLITTVRGVGYVVKG, encoded by the coding sequence ATGAAGGTCCTGGTCATCGAGGACGATCCCACCGTAGGCGCGTTCATCAAGCGCGGACTCGAGGAGCAGCGGTGGGGAGTGCAGCTCGTCACCGATGGCGAAGAGGGGGAGCAGGTCGCGGCGACCGAGACGTTCGACGTGATCATCCTCGACATGCGACTCCCCGGCAAGTCCGGGTTGGACGTCCTGCAGGGACTGCGCTCGCGCGGCTTCGAGAAGCCGGTGCTGGTCCTCACGGCGCAGGACGCCGTCGATGCCAAGGTGCGCACGCTGCGCGCCGGTGCCGACGACTACGTCACCAAGCCCTTCGCCTTCGAGGAACTCCTGGCCCGCGTCGAGGCGCTCGCCCGCCGTCCGCGCGCCATGCAGTCGCCCATCCTTCGCGTCGCCGACCTCGAGCTCAACCGCGACACGCGCGAGGTCCACCGCGCCGGCGACGCGATCGAACTCACCCCCAAGGAGTTCGCCGTCCTCGAATACCTGATGCGCCACACGGGGCGCGTCATGAGCCGAACGCTGATCACGGAGTACGCCTGGGGGTATCACTTCGACCCCGGCACCAACATCGTGGACGTCGTGATCAATCACCTTCGGAAGAAGATCGACGCGAAGCAGGACAAGAAGCTCATCACCACCGTTCGCGGCGTAGGCTACGTAGTCAAAGGCTGA
- a CDS encoding carbohydrate ABC transporter permease, translating to MSREVTARRKVAGYGAALLLAAVMLLPFAWMLSTALMEEFEVFQYPPPLLPAEPQWRNFPNALTQLPFARFFLNSGILALAMVVGQTFTGALGGYAFARFRFAGRGRVFAAYLGALMIPGIVLLIPRFLLIDALGGVDTIAGLVSTEVVSVWGIFMMRQFFLSLPRETEDAARIDGASEWTIFWRIALPLARPALATLALFAFIDAWKSFLWPLVVTQSMEMRTVEVGIASFHGLYYANWPYQMAAAVSALVPVLIAFLASQRFFTRGIQLAGIR from the coding sequence ATGTCGCGTGAGGTGACCGCGCGGCGGAAGGTGGCCGGGTATGGCGCCGCGTTGCTCCTGGCGGCAGTCATGCTCCTCCCATTCGCGTGGATGCTCTCCACCGCGCTCATGGAGGAGTTCGAGGTCTTCCAGTATCCCCCGCCGCTCCTCCCCGCCGAGCCGCAGTGGCGCAACTTCCCCAACGCCCTCACGCAGCTCCCGTTCGCGCGCTTCTTCCTCAACAGCGGGATCCTCGCCCTCGCCATGGTGGTGGGGCAGACCTTTACCGGAGCGTTAGGTGGCTATGCCTTCGCGCGCTTCCGCTTCGCGGGGCGAGGACGGGTGTTCGCCGCCTATCTCGGCGCGCTCATGATCCCGGGAATCGTCCTCCTCATCCCGCGCTTCCTCCTCATCGATGCCCTCGGCGGCGTCGACACCATCGCCGGGCTGGTCTCGACGGAGGTCGTCTCGGTGTGGGGAATCTTCATGATGCGGCAGTTCTTCCTCTCCCTCCCGCGCGAGACCGAGGACGCCGCGCGCATCGACGGTGCGTCGGAGTGGACGATCTTCTGGCGCATTGCCCTCCCGCTGGCGCGCCCCGCGCTCGCCACGCTGGCGCTCTTCGCCTTCATCGACGCCTGGAAGTCGTTCCTCTGGCCGCTGGTGGTCACGCAGTCAATGGAGATGCGCACCGTGGAGGTGGGGATCGCCTCGTTCCACGGACTCTACTACGCCAACTGGCCTTATCAGATGGCGGCCGCGGTGAGCGCGCTCGTCCCTGTCCTCATCGCCTTTCTCGCGTCGCAACGCTTCTTCACGCGAGGGATCCAGCTCGCCGGCATCCGCTAG
- a CDS encoding sigma-54-dependent Fis family transcriptional regulator, with amino-acid sequence MSDSTRIKLLIAEDEAPLGALLEQFLTSRGHDVTVVRDGDAALAAMRAESFDVALLDIVMPGLDGLQVLRLVREEPTYPEVIIITGNGTVETAIGAMRLGAYDYLTKPYRMAEIDVLVRRAWEKRELALENARLAKRLQSVDPLPELVTQHPPLREVLETIPRVARSMTPVLITGESGTGKEIVARAIHRLSERGRGPLVDIACAAIGGLSVETELFGYENGAFPGADGRRAGLLELASGGTLFMDEIGALERRLQGALLRVLEQGNFFRAGGTQKVAFNARLITATNRDLESLVAGGDFRNDLLYRINTVRLVLPPLRDRRCDIPVLAEHFLARYSINRPMGFAADAIDTLSGYEWPGNVRELRNVIERAVLLTGGDTITAKDLPLPTFRVERRAQSNGTGVLRPLADLERDHIRFVLERVSWHQGRAAAILGISSKTLYRKIREYGFERGASAPPGDSHAVYQSELQDSS; translated from the coding sequence GTGAGCGATTCCACCCGAATCAAGCTGCTGATTGCCGAGGACGAGGCACCACTCGGCGCGCTGCTCGAACAGTTCCTCACCTCGCGCGGACATGACGTCACCGTGGTGCGCGATGGCGACGCCGCCCTTGCCGCGATGCGCGCCGAGTCGTTCGACGTCGCGCTGCTCGACATCGTCATGCCCGGCCTCGACGGGCTCCAGGTCCTGCGCCTCGTGCGCGAGGAACCGACGTACCCCGAGGTGATCATCATCACCGGCAACGGGACGGTGGAGACGGCCATTGGCGCGATGCGCCTGGGCGCGTACGACTACCTCACCAAGCCGTACCGCATGGCCGAGATCGACGTGCTCGTCAGGCGGGCATGGGAGAAGCGCGAACTCGCGCTCGAGAATGCGCGCCTGGCCAAGCGGCTGCAATCGGTGGACCCGCTCCCCGAACTCGTCACGCAGCACCCGCCCCTGCGCGAGGTGCTGGAGACCATTCCGCGCGTGGCGCGCAGCATGACGCCGGTCCTCATCACCGGCGAGTCGGGGACGGGGAAGGAGATCGTGGCGCGCGCAATCCATCGTTTGTCGGAACGCGGGCGCGGGCCGCTGGTCGACATTGCCTGCGCCGCCATTGGCGGGCTGTCGGTGGAGACGGAGCTGTTCGGCTACGAGAACGGCGCCTTCCCAGGGGCCGACGGCCGCCGTGCCGGGCTCCTCGAGCTGGCCTCGGGGGGGACGCTGTTCATGGACGAGATCGGGGCGCTCGAGCGGCGCCTCCAGGGGGCGCTCCTTCGCGTCCTGGAGCAGGGGAACTTCTTCCGCGCCGGCGGCACCCAGAAGGTCGCCTTCAACGCCCGGCTCATCACCGCCACCAACCGCGACCTCGAATCGCTGGTGGCCGGCGGAGACTTCCGCAACGACCTCCTCTACCGAATCAACACGGTCCGCCTCGTCCTCCCGCCGCTGCGCGATAGGCGCTGCGACATCCCGGTGCTGGCCGAGCACTTCCTGGCGCGCTACTCGATCAACCGTCCAATGGGGTTCGCGGCCGACGCCATCGACACCTTGTCGGGCTACGAGTGGCCGGGCAACGTGCGCGAGCTTCGCAACGTGATCGAGCGCGCCGTCCTGCTCACCGGCGGCGATACCATCACCGCCAAGGACCTCCCGCTTCCGACCTTCCGCGTCGAGCGGCGCGCCCAATCCAACGGGACCGGCGTCCTGCGCCCGCTGGCCGACCTGGAACGCGACCACATTCGCTTCGTCCTGGAGCGCGTGAGCTGGCACCAGGGTCGCGCCGCAGCCATTCTCGGCATATCCTCCAAGACGTTGTACCGGAAGATCCGCGAGTACGGCTTCGAGCGCGGCGCCAGCGCGCCGCCGGGCGACTCGCATGCCGTGTACCAGTCCGAACTACAAGACAGCTCATGA
- a CDS encoding sugar ABC transporter permease, whose translation MTATTAAGGKGSGSEGARVGRAALRWIVAVLVAWAAATIGVLERTRAHTAYALAAHTARTLAAHQARALASRDNAIARPESTAAPQSPASLSTFAVIASAPLADARAALERYLNRRVRALDADDRALVHTGTWRAAVTVPIKDVDAWDIVGVVAVAVSPWDGMLWWALGLAVAALAAGTLTRRAVLRLAEDGTLSPLARIAPALAILAAAALAVAWQLRGRVAAAAASLPAATALARFDALTLPLPSAPMAELAVVLLWGFAAMAIAAAAWIASARRRPVDRRETLAAWAFLAPSALHLLIFTAGPLAFTLWVSLHEWDLLSAVRPWVGLGNYAELLRDPLFWRALLNTALYALYVPVSMALALGAALVLDQPLRGMKVLRAIVFLPTVVSYVAIAVVWQWMFNLDFGLLNFLLRAVHLPAVDWLGNPRTALIAVMIVSAWVQLGYQMVIYLAGLQGIPAHLHEAATLDGAAPWARFRHITIPLLRPVTIYLFVTGIIWSFQVFTLVYVMTEGGPVHATDVLVYRIYQNAWEFRRMGYASAMSWIVFAILLALTLLQWRVLNRRGDDVA comes from the coding sequence ATGACCGCGACCACTGCGGCCGGGGGGAAGGGGAGCGGAAGCGAAGGCGCTCGCGTCGGACGCGCCGCCTTGCGATGGATCGTCGCCGTACTCGTGGCGTGGGCGGCGGCGACGATCGGCGTCCTCGAGCGAACGCGTGCCCACACGGCCTATGCGCTCGCCGCTCACACGGCGCGTACGCTCGCCGCCCACCAAGCGCGCGCGCTCGCCTCGCGCGACAACGCGATCGCGAGGCCGGAATCCACCGCGGCTCCCCAGTCGCCGGCATCGTTGTCCACATTCGCCGTGATCGCCAGCGCACCGCTGGCCGACGCCCGAGCGGCGCTCGAGCGCTATCTGAATCGCCGCGTGCGCGCACTCGACGCGGACGATCGCGCCCTCGTGCACACGGGCACCTGGCGCGCGGCCGTGACCGTCCCAATCAAGGACGTCGATGCCTGGGACATCGTGGGTGTGGTCGCGGTCGCCGTCTCGCCGTGGGACGGTATGCTGTGGTGGGCGTTGGGGCTGGCGGTCGCGGCGCTCGCGGCCGGGACCCTGACGCGCCGCGCCGTGTTGCGGCTGGCGGAGGATGGCACCCTGTCGCCACTGGCGCGCATCGCCCCCGCGCTGGCGATCCTTGCCGCCGCCGCACTCGCCGTCGCGTGGCAGCTGCGTGGGCGCGTCGCCGCCGCCGCCGCCTCGCTCCCGGCGGCCACGGCGCTCGCCCGCTTCGACGCCCTCACCCTCCCGCTCCCCTCCGCCCCCATGGCGGAGCTGGCGGTTGTCCTGCTCTGGGGCTTCGCCGCCATGGCGATCGCCGCGGCGGCCTGGATCGCCTCGGCGCGCCGCCGGCCGGTGGACCGTCGCGAGACGCTCGCCGCCTGGGCCTTCCTCGCGCCGAGTGCGTTGCACCTCCTCATCTTCACCGCCGGACCGCTGGCCTTCACGCTCTGGGTGTCGCTGCACGAGTGGGACCTGCTCAGCGCCGTGCGCCCCTGGGTGGGGCTTGGCAACTACGCCGAGCTCCTGCGCGACCCGCTCTTCTGGCGCGCCCTGCTCAACACCGCGCTCTATGCGCTCTACGTCCCCGTGAGCATGGCACTGGCGTTAGGCGCGGCGCTGGTCCTCGACCAGCCGCTGCGGGGGATGAAGGTGCTGCGCGCCATCGTCTTCCTCCCCACCGTCGTCTCGTACGTCGCCATCGCCGTGGTCTGGCAGTGGATGTTCAACCTCGACTTCGGGCTGCTCAACTTCCTCCTGCGCGCCGTGCACCTGCCGGCTGTGGACTGGCTCGGCAATCCCCGCACGGCGCTCATCGCCGTGATGATCGTCTCGGCGTGGGTGCAACTCGGCTACCAGATGGTCATCTATCTCGCCGGGTTGCAGGGAATCCCGGCGCACCTGCACGAAGCGGCCACGCTCGACGGCGCCGCACCGTGGGCGCGCTTTCGACACATCACGATTCCGCTCCTGCGTCCGGTCACCATCTACCTCTTCGTCACCGGCATCATCTGGTCGTTCCAGGTCTTCACCCTCGTGTATGTGATGACCGAAGGAGGGCCGGTGCACGCCACCGATGTCCTCGTCTACCGCATCTACCAGAATGCCTGGGAGTTCCGGCGCATGGGCTACGCGTCGGCGATGAGCTGGATCGTCTTCGCCATCCTCCTGGCCCTCACGCTGCTGCAATGGCGCGTCCTCAACCGGCGGGGCGACGATGTCGCGTGA
- a CDS encoding PAS domain-containing protein, with translation MAPSDVSTAVHPLAVVSDIAVRLASGEDVVTKTASVLDHLHAAFQAHEVALWLYGATGLVCSLRAGESEMTADDVSALLEAGGGSRETLSVRRLVAGTRRLGALAMRPGPPLGADALLAFGTVANMLAPELSRAEQMRHLEGEVERRTRQLDEEKRFTEQIVDSLPVGLYVIDREYRVQAWNRKRETGMQGISREQALGRTIFEILHRAPAESLRAEFDEVFRTGRIQQFNMESRASGELRAYRITKIPMRLSDAATTHVITIGEDITDWTVAQERFAQSEKLAAIGQLAAGVMHEVNNPLATISACSESLGLRLDDMREQGCDVPAQSGEFLRIIDTEIQRCKKIIDGLLDFSRPRPATKVTTRLNDVVEQSIFLVKHHRRFKKLQLKTLLDPELPAIGANSEQLIQVFMALMINAADAMDDVDGTITIRTRRGISRHEAVVAEVIDEGQGIARADLPKIFDPFFTTKAPGRGTGLGLSICYGIITDHGGRIEVDSAVGAGSTFRILLPAEQGA, from the coding sequence ATGGCTCCCTCGGACGTCAGCACCGCCGTGCATCCCCTCGCGGTCGTCTCCGACATCGCGGTGCGCCTTGCATCTGGCGAAGACGTCGTCACCAAGACGGCCAGTGTGCTGGATCACCTCCACGCCGCGTTCCAGGCGCACGAAGTGGCGCTCTGGCTGTACGGCGCCACGGGGCTGGTGTGCTCGCTGCGCGCGGGCGAGTCGGAGATGACCGCCGACGATGTGAGTGCGCTCCTCGAGGCGGGAGGGGGGAGCCGGGAGACGTTGAGCGTGCGCCGCCTGGTGGCGGGGACGCGCCGTCTGGGCGCCCTCGCCATGCGCCCCGGGCCGCCGCTGGGGGCCGATGCGCTCCTGGCCTTTGGCACCGTGGCCAACATGCTCGCCCCGGAACTGTCGCGCGCCGAGCAGATGCGCCATCTGGAGGGCGAGGTCGAGCGCCGCACTCGGCAGTTGGACGAGGAGAAGCGATTCACCGAGCAGATCGTCGACTCGCTGCCGGTTGGCCTCTACGTGATCGATCGCGAGTACCGCGTGCAGGCCTGGAATCGCAAGCGTGAGACGGGGATGCAGGGGATCTCGCGCGAGCAGGCGCTGGGGCGGACGATCTTCGAGATCCTGCATCGCGCGCCGGCCGAGTCGCTGCGCGCCGAGTTCGACGAGGTCTTCCGCACCGGGCGCATCCAGCAGTTCAACATGGAGTCGCGCGCCTCGGGCGAACTGCGCGCCTATCGCATCACCAAGATCCCGATGCGCCTGAGCGACGCCGCCACCACGCACGTGATCACCATCGGCGAGGACATCACCGACTGGACGGTGGCGCAGGAGCGCTTTGCGCAGTCGGAGAAGCTCGCCGCCATCGGCCAGCTGGCCGCCGGCGTGATGCACGAGGTGAACAACCCGCTGGCGACGATCTCCGCCTGTTCGGAAAGCCTGGGGTTGCGGCTGGACGACATGCGCGAGCAGGGGTGCGACGTCCCCGCGCAGTCCGGCGAGTTTTTGCGCATCATCGACACCGAGATCCAGCGCTGCAAGAAGATCATCGACGGCCTGCTCGACTTCTCCCGCCCGCGCCCGGCCACCAAGGTCACGACGCGCCTCAACGACGTGGTGGAGCAGTCCATCTTCCTCGTCAAGCATCATCGCCGCTTCAAGAAGTTGCAGCTGAAGACGCTGCTCGACCCCGAGCTTCCCGCCATCGGGGCAAACTCGGAGCAGCTCATCCAGGTGTTCATGGCGTTGATGATCAACGCCGCCGACGCCATGGACGACGTGGACGGCACCATCACCATCCGCACGCGGCGCGGGATCTCGCGGCACGAGGCGGTGGTCGCCGAAGTCATCGACGAGGGGCAGGGGATTGCCCGCGCCGACCTCCCCAAGATCTTCGACCCCTTCTTCACCACGAAGGCGCCGGGGCGGGGGACGGGGCTCGGGCTCTCGATCTGCTACGGCATCATCACCGATCACGGCGGACGCATCGAGGTGGACAGTGCGGTGGGGGCGGGGAGCACCTTCCGCATCCTCCTTCCCGCTGAGCAGGGCGCGTGA
- a CDS encoding HAMP domain-containing histidine kinase: MRSIRTKLTLRYTLVLLASMVTFAGAVYFARQAGVRREAAQQAVTHGDLAVAVLRATQRAGAPQIIVSDSLIGTVLNQEVARLLVEIPGYLIVIDDATERRVFTSRSVDDLYFRPGSLAQREIAQGDAEAFENAIASVQNSDRAVRVAMSIGEVVLVERRGTDPTFGQRRVIAGVMVSDYDSSAREILGSALMIFPFLLLLSAGGAYLIAGRAIRPIDRITTEVGDISDGRSLHRRLAIEASGDELTRLVTTLNAMIARLESSFGALRRFTADASHELKTPLAVMRADVERAMQSPPQSTEQLVALEEALQQTTRMADLVDSLLTLARADEGRFDLHREPVALGPLAREALETALILGEDAGLEVTMPTVEELTVNGDRTRLWQLFLNLITNAIKYTPRGGKVEINLLRHEDGHAHFSVKDTGIGISAADLPYIFERFWRADRVRSRSSERSGFGLGLAISQWIAQAHGGQLTVQSRLNRGSTFTVMLPIAGAPPPELEHGAEEGSATSRPPAPADSAVPSPVAGASISPSAATSPPAATHAASSQSASSHPAATSP, encoded by the coding sequence ATGCGTTCCATCCGCACCAAGCTCACCCTGCGCTACACGCTCGTCCTGCTGGCGTCGATGGTGACGTTTGCCGGGGCGGTGTACTTCGCGCGTCAGGCGGGGGTGCGGCGCGAGGCGGCGCAGCAGGCGGTGACGCATGGCGACCTGGCGGTGGCCGTCCTGCGCGCCACGCAGCGCGCCGGTGCACCGCAAATCATCGTCTCCGACTCGCTCATCGGGACGGTGCTCAACCAGGAGGTGGCGCGCCTCCTGGTCGAGATCCCGGGCTACCTTATCGTCATCGACGACGCGACCGAGCGACGCGTCTTCACCTCGCGCTCTGTCGACGACCTCTACTTCCGGCCGGGAAGCCTGGCGCAGCGCGAGATTGCCCAGGGCGACGCCGAGGCGTTCGAGAACGCCATTGCCTCGGTGCAGAACTCCGACCGCGCCGTGCGCGTGGCGATGAGCATCGGCGAGGTGGTCCTCGTCGAGCGTCGCGGCACCGACCCTACCTTCGGGCAGCGGCGCGTGATTGCCGGCGTCATGGTGAGCGACTACGACTCGTCGGCGCGCGAGATCCTGGGGAGCGCGCTGATGATATTCCCCTTCCTCCTCCTCCTCTCCGCCGGCGGCGCGTACCTGATTGCCGGTCGTGCCATCCGCCCCATCGACCGCATCACCACCGAAGTCGGCGACATCTCGGACGGACGCTCGCTGCACCGCCGGCTGGCGATCGAGGCCAGCGGCGACGAGCTGACGCGACTGGTCACGACGCTCAATGCGATGATCGCGCGGCTGGAATCGTCGTTCGGCGCGTTGCGTCGCTTCACCGCCGACGCCTCGCACGAGCTCAAGACCCCGCTCGCGGTGATGCGTGCCGACGTCGAGCGCGCCATGCAGTCGCCGCCGCAGTCCACCGAGCAGCTGGTAGCGCTCGAGGAGGCGTTGCAGCAGACGACGCGCATGGCCGACCTGGTCGATTCGCTCCTGACGCTGGCGCGCGCCGACGAGGGGCGCTTTGACCTGCACCGGGAGCCGGTGGCCCTTGGTCCGTTGGCGCGCGAGGCGCTGGAGACGGCGCTCATTCTTGGCGAGGACGCGGGGCTGGAGGTCACCATGCCAACCGTGGAGGAGCTGACCGTCAACGGCGACCGCACCCGCCTGTGGCAGCTCTTTCTCAACCTCATCACGAACGCCATCAAGTACACGCCGCGCGGCGGGAAGGTGGAGATCAACCTCCTGCGCCACGAGGACGGCCACGCGCACTTCAGCGTGAAGGACACCGGCATCGGGATCTCGGCCGCCGACCTGCCGTACATCTTCGAGCGATTCTGGCGCGCCGATCGTGTACGCTCGCGCTCGTCGGAGCGGAGCGGCTTCGGGCTGGGGTTGGCGATATCGCAGTGGATCGCGCAGGCGCATGGCGGGCAACTGACGGTGCAGTCGCGCTTGAACCGTGGCAGCACTTTCACCGTAATGCTTCCCATCGCCGGCGCGCCTCCGCCCGAGCTGGAGCATGGAGCGGAGGAGGGGAGTGCCACCTCGCGCCCGCCCGCACCCGCCGACTCGGCGGTCCCGTCGCCAGTGGCCGGCGCGTCGATTTCGCCCAGCGCTGCCACCTCGCCCCCCGCGGCAACGCATGCTGCGTCATCGCAGAGCGCGTCATCGCATCCCGCCGCGACGTCTCCCTGA